One segment of Gasterosteus aculeatus chromosome 3, fGasAcu3.hap1.1, whole genome shotgun sequence DNA contains the following:
- the prpf38b gene encoding pre-mRNA-splicing factor 38B isoform X4 — MMRRYVPSDAHCAAGELDIVSQHCWVACELDVKAGGGCVMTVGEMLRSFLTKLEWFSTLFPRIPVPVQKLIDQQMKARPRKVVQKEAQEEEVAEAEVEAGRPGERRRSRTPRRTPSPRRSPKRSRSRSHQREKERHGPSFDRELDRERDRQKKERGDRDRDRGDRGERVERGDRERRRSRSADKNQERRERRRSLSGSRDRRNERRDKERDAVEDKSSSRRKDREHHKDRGAERERSKDKKSRGDSDDKRHKDDRERHREERKAKRSSRSRSKERKHKGGGEEKSRKKELSHSKDKDKERDGEQRSHKRSRSKERSHHQRESSNDHGKHRSQSTE; from the exons ATGATGAGGAGGTATGTCCCCTCGG atgCCCATTGTGCAGCAGGTGAATTGGATATTGTATCTCAGCACTGTTGGGTtgcgtgt GAGCTTGACGTCAAGGCGGGAGGCGGCTGTGTCATGACCGTTGGGGAGATGCTGCGCTCCTTCTTGACCAAACTGGAGTGGTTCTCCACTCTGTTCCCCCGCATCCCAGTGCCTGTGCAGAAGCTGATTGACCAGCAGATGAAGGCCAGGCCTCGTAAAGTTGTCCagaaggaggcgcaggaggaggaagtcgCTGAGGCTGAAGTAGAGGCGGGGAGGCCCGGGGAGCGACGCCGCTCCAG GACACCCAGGCGGACGCCGAGCCCCCGACGGTCCCCCAAGCGGTCAAGGAGCCGGAGCCACCAGCGGGAGAAAGAACGGCACGGCCCAAGCTTCGACCGAGAGCTGGACAGGGAGCGTGACCGCCagaaaaaggagaggggggaCAGGGACCGCGATAGAGGGGACCGAGgggagagggtggagaggggggacaGGGAGAGGCGACGGTCGCGCAGCGCAGACAAGAACCAGGAGCGCAGGGAGCGTCGAAGAAGTCTCAGTGGCAGTCGGGACCGAAGAAATGAACGCAGGGACAAGGAGAGAGACGCAGTGGAggacaagagcagcagcaggaggaaggacAGGGAACACCACAAAGATAGaggtgcagagagggagaggtccAAGGACAAAAAGAGCAGGGGGGACAGCGACGACAAGAGGCACAAAGACGACAGGGAGAGGcacagagaagagaggaaggcCAAAAGGTCGAGTCGGAGTCGAAGCAAGGAGAGGAAGCACAAAGGtgggggagaagagaagagcagGAAAAAAGAGCTCAGCCACAGCAAAGATAAGGAcaaggagagagacggagagcagcGTTCTCACAAACGTAGTCGTAGCAAAGAGCGGAGCCACCATCAGCGAGAGTCCAGCAATGATCACGGTAAACACAGGAGTCAGAGCACTGAGTAG
- the prpf38b gene encoding pre-mRNA-splicing factor 38B isoform X6: MTVGEMLRSFLTKLEWFSTLFPRIPVPVQKLIDQQMKARPRKVVQKEAQEEEVAEAEVEAGRPGERRRSRTPRRTPSPRRSPKRSRSRSHQREKERHGPSFDRELDRERDRQKKERGDRDRDRGDRGERVERGDRERRRSRSADKNQERRERRRSLSGSRDRRNERRDKERDAVEDKSSSRRKDREHHKDRGAERERSKDKKSRGDSDDKRHKDDRERHREERKAKRSSRSRSKERKHKGGGEEKSRKKELSHSKDKDKERDGEQRSHKRSRSKERSHHQRESSNDHGKHRSQSTE; encoded by the exons ATGACCGTTGGGGAGATGCTGCGCTCCTTCTTGACCAAACTGGAGTGGTTCTCCACTCTGTTCCCCCGCATCCCAGTGCCTGTGCAGAAGCTGATTGACCAGCAGATGAAGGCCAGGCCTCGTAAAGTTGTCCagaaggaggcgcaggaggaggaagtcgCTGAGGCTGAAGTAGAGGCGGGGAGGCCCGGGGAGCGACGCCGCTCCAG GACACCCAGGCGGACGCCGAGCCCCCGACGGTCCCCCAAGCGGTCAAGGAGCCGGAGCCACCAGCGGGAGAAAGAACGGCACGGCCCAAGCTTCGACCGAGAGCTGGACAGGGAGCGTGACCGCCagaaaaaggagaggggggaCAGGGACCGCGATAGAGGGGACCGAGgggagagggtggagaggggggacaGGGAGAGGCGACGGTCGCGCAGCGCAGACAAGAACCAGGAGCGCAGGGAGCGTCGAAGAAGTCTCAGTGGCAGTCGGGACCGAAGAAATGAACGCAGGGACAAGGAGAGAGACGCAGTGGAggacaagagcagcagcaggaggaaggacAGGGAACACCACAAAGATAGaggtgcagagagggagaggtccAAGGACAAAAAGAGCAGGGGGGACAGCGACGACAAGAGGCACAAAGACGACAGGGAGAGGcacagagaagagaggaaggcCAAAAGGTCGAGTCGGAGTCGAAGCAAGGAGAGGAAGCACAAAGGtgggggagaagagaagagcagGAAAAAAGAGCTCAGCCACAGCAAAGATAAGGAcaaggagagagacggagagcagcGTTCTCACAAACGTAGTCGTAGCAAAGAGCGGAGCCACCATCAGCGAGAGTCCAGCAATGATCACGGTAAACACAGGAGTCAGAGCACTGAGTAG
- the prpf38b gene encoding pre-mRNA-splicing factor 38B isoform X3, with amino-acid sequence MGLITHTDSPYIRALGFMYIRYTQPPADLIDWYDGFLDDEEELDVKAGGGCVMTVGEMLRSFLTKLEWFSTLFPRIPVPVQKLIDQQMKARPRKVVQKEAQEEEVAEAEVEAGRPGERRRSRTPRRTPSPRRSPKRSRSRSHQREKERHGPSFDRELDRERDRQKKERGDRDRDRGDRGERVERGDRERRRSRSADKNQERRERRRSLSGSRDRRNERRDKERDAVEDKSSSRRKDREHHKDRGAERERSKDKKSRGDSDDKRHKDDRERHREERKAKRSSRSRSKERKHKGGGEEKSRKKELSHSKDKDKERDGEQRSHKRSRSKERSHHQRESSNDHGKHRSQSTE; translated from the exons ATGGGTCTGATCACTCATACAGACTCTCCATACATCAGAGCACTTGGATTCATGTACATACG ATACACTCAGCCCCCAGCAGATTTAATAGATTGGTACGACGGTTTCCTGGATGATGAGGAG GAGCTTGACGTCAAGGCGGGAGGCGGCTGTGTCATGACCGTTGGGGAGATGCTGCGCTCCTTCTTGACCAAACTGGAGTGGTTCTCCACTCTGTTCCCCCGCATCCCAGTGCCTGTGCAGAAGCTGATTGACCAGCAGATGAAGGCCAGGCCTCGTAAAGTTGTCCagaaggaggcgcaggaggaggaagtcgCTGAGGCTGAAGTAGAGGCGGGGAGGCCCGGGGAGCGACGCCGCTCCAG GACACCCAGGCGGACGCCGAGCCCCCGACGGTCCCCCAAGCGGTCAAGGAGCCGGAGCCACCAGCGGGAGAAAGAACGGCACGGCCCAAGCTTCGACCGAGAGCTGGACAGGGAGCGTGACCGCCagaaaaaggagaggggggaCAGGGACCGCGATAGAGGGGACCGAGgggagagggtggagaggggggacaGGGAGAGGCGACGGTCGCGCAGCGCAGACAAGAACCAGGAGCGCAGGGAGCGTCGAAGAAGTCTCAGTGGCAGTCGGGACCGAAGAAATGAACGCAGGGACAAGGAGAGAGACGCAGTGGAggacaagagcagcagcaggaggaaggacAGGGAACACCACAAAGATAGaggtgcagagagggagaggtccAAGGACAAAAAGAGCAGGGGGGACAGCGACGACAAGAGGCACAAAGACGACAGGGAGAGGcacagagaagagaggaaggcCAAAAGGTCGAGTCGGAGTCGAAGCAAGGAGAGGAAGCACAAAGGtgggggagaagagaagagcagGAAAAAAGAGCTCAGCCACAGCAAAGATAAGGAcaaggagagagacggagagcagcGTTCTCACAAACGTAGTCGTAGCAAAGAGCGGAGCCACCATCAGCGAGAGTCCAGCAATGATCACGGTAAACACAGGAGTCAGAGCACTGAGTAG
- the prpf38b gene encoding pre-mRNA-splicing factor 38B isoform X2, translating to MMRRYVPSAGLLVHFSAADFYQDAHCAAGELDIVSQHCWVACELDVKAGGGCVMTVGEMLRSFLTKLEWFSTLFPRIPVPVQKLIDQQMKARPRKVVQKEAQEEEVAEAEVEAGRPGERRRSRTPRRTPSPRRSPKRSRSRSHQREKERHGPSFDRELDRERDRQKKERGDRDRDRGDRGERVERGDRERRRSRSADKNQERRERRRSLSGSRDRRNERRDKERDAVEDKSSSRRKDREHHKDRGAERERSKDKKSRGDSDDKRHKDDRERHREERKAKRSSRSRSKERKHKGGGEEKSRKKELSHSKDKDKERDGEQRSHKRSRSKERSHHQRESSNDHGKHRSQSTE from the exons ATGATGAGGAGGTATGTCCCCTCGG CTGGGTTACTTGTTCACTTCTCTGCTGCTGATTTTTATCAGG atgCCCATTGTGCAGCAGGTGAATTGGATATTGTATCTCAGCACTGTTGGGTtgcgtgt GAGCTTGACGTCAAGGCGGGAGGCGGCTGTGTCATGACCGTTGGGGAGATGCTGCGCTCCTTCTTGACCAAACTGGAGTGGTTCTCCACTCTGTTCCCCCGCATCCCAGTGCCTGTGCAGAAGCTGATTGACCAGCAGATGAAGGCCAGGCCTCGTAAAGTTGTCCagaaggaggcgcaggaggaggaagtcgCTGAGGCTGAAGTAGAGGCGGGGAGGCCCGGGGAGCGACGCCGCTCCAG GACACCCAGGCGGACGCCGAGCCCCCGACGGTCCCCCAAGCGGTCAAGGAGCCGGAGCCACCAGCGGGAGAAAGAACGGCACGGCCCAAGCTTCGACCGAGAGCTGGACAGGGAGCGTGACCGCCagaaaaaggagaggggggaCAGGGACCGCGATAGAGGGGACCGAGgggagagggtggagaggggggacaGGGAGAGGCGACGGTCGCGCAGCGCAGACAAGAACCAGGAGCGCAGGGAGCGTCGAAGAAGTCTCAGTGGCAGTCGGGACCGAAGAAATGAACGCAGGGACAAGGAGAGAGACGCAGTGGAggacaagagcagcagcaggaggaaggacAGGGAACACCACAAAGATAGaggtgcagagagggagaggtccAAGGACAAAAAGAGCAGGGGGGACAGCGACGACAAGAGGCACAAAGACGACAGGGAGAGGcacagagaagagaggaaggcCAAAAGGTCGAGTCGGAGTCGAAGCAAGGAGAGGAAGCACAAAGGtgggggagaagagaagagcagGAAAAAAGAGCTCAGCCACAGCAAAGATAAGGAcaaggagagagacggagagcagcGTTCTCACAAACGTAGTCGTAGCAAAGAGCGGAGCCACCATCAGCGAGAGTCCAGCAATGATCACGGTAAACACAGGAGTCAGAGCACTGAGTAG
- the prpf38b gene encoding pre-mRNA-splicing factor 38B isoform X1 — protein sequence MANVGNQLPTQAVSKPAPKHGNVLPLWGNEKTMNLNPMILTNVLSSPYFKVQLYELKTYHEVVDEIYFKVTHAEPWEKGSRKTAGQTGMCGGVRGVGTGGIVSTAFCLLYKLFTLKLTRKQLMGLITHTDSPYIRALGFMYIRYTQPPADLIDWYDGFLDDEEELDVKAGGGCVMTVGEMLRSFLTKLEWFSTLFPRIPVPVQKLIDQQMKARPRKVVQKEAQEEEVAEAEVEAGRPGERRRSRTPRRTPSPRRSPKRSRSRSHQREKERHGPSFDRELDRERDRQKKERGDRDRDRGDRGERVERGDRERRRSRSADKNQERRERRRSLSGSRDRRNERRDKERDAVEDKSSSRRKDREHHKDRGAERERSKDKKSRGDSDDKRHKDDRERHREERKAKRSSRSRSKERKHKGGGEEKSRKKELSHSKDKDKERDGEQRSHKRSRSKERSHHQRESSNDHGKHRSQSTE from the exons ATGGCTAACGTCGGGAACCAGCTACCAACACAGGCCGTTAGCAAGCCTGCACCAAAACATGGCAATGTATTGCCCCTGTGGGGCAACGAAAAGACCATGAACCTCAATCCAATGATTCTAACAAATGTACTATCTTCGCCGTATTTCAAAGTCCAGCTTTATGAACTTAAGACCTACCACGAAGTTGTGGACGAAATCTACTTCAAG GTGACCCATGCAGAGCCCTGGGAAAAAGGCAGCAGAAAGACGGCGGGGCAGACTGGAATGTGCGGAGGG GTGCGTGGAGTCGGGACCGGTGGTATTGTGTCCACTGCTTTCTGTCTTCTATACAAACTGTTTACTCTCAAGTTGACTCGCAAACAGCTGATGGGTCTGATCACTCATACAGACTCTCCATACATCAGAGCACTTGGATTCATGTACATACG ATACACTCAGCCCCCAGCAGATTTAATAGATTGGTACGACGGTTTCCTGGATGATGAGGAG GAGCTTGACGTCAAGGCGGGAGGCGGCTGTGTCATGACCGTTGGGGAGATGCTGCGCTCCTTCTTGACCAAACTGGAGTGGTTCTCCACTCTGTTCCCCCGCATCCCAGTGCCTGTGCAGAAGCTGATTGACCAGCAGATGAAGGCCAGGCCTCGTAAAGTTGTCCagaaggaggcgcaggaggaggaagtcgCTGAGGCTGAAGTAGAGGCGGGGAGGCCCGGGGAGCGACGCCGCTCCAG GACACCCAGGCGGACGCCGAGCCCCCGACGGTCCCCCAAGCGGTCAAGGAGCCGGAGCCACCAGCGGGAGAAAGAACGGCACGGCCCAAGCTTCGACCGAGAGCTGGACAGGGAGCGTGACCGCCagaaaaaggagaggggggaCAGGGACCGCGATAGAGGGGACCGAGgggagagggtggagaggggggacaGGGAGAGGCGACGGTCGCGCAGCGCAGACAAGAACCAGGAGCGCAGGGAGCGTCGAAGAAGTCTCAGTGGCAGTCGGGACCGAAGAAATGAACGCAGGGACAAGGAGAGAGACGCAGTGGAggacaagagcagcagcaggaggaaggacAGGGAACACCACAAAGATAGaggtgcagagagggagaggtccAAGGACAAAAAGAGCAGGGGGGACAGCGACGACAAGAGGCACAAAGACGACAGGGAGAGGcacagagaagagaggaaggcCAAAAGGTCGAGTCGGAGTCGAAGCAAGGAGAGGAAGCACAAAGGtgggggagaagagaagagcagGAAAAAAGAGCTCAGCCACAGCAAAGATAAGGAcaaggagagagacggagagcagcGTTCTCACAAACGTAGTCGTAGCAAAGAGCGGAGCCACCATCAGCGAGAGTCCAGCAATGATCACGGTAAACACAGGAGTCAGAGCACTGAGTAG
- the prpf38b gene encoding pre-mRNA-splicing factor 38B isoform X5 yields MSPRELDVKAGGGCVMTVGEMLRSFLTKLEWFSTLFPRIPVPVQKLIDQQMKARPRKVVQKEAQEEEVAEAEVEAGRPGERRRSRTPRRTPSPRRSPKRSRSRSHQREKERHGPSFDRELDRERDRQKKERGDRDRDRGDRGERVERGDRERRRSRSADKNQERRERRRSLSGSRDRRNERRDKERDAVEDKSSSRRKDREHHKDRGAERERSKDKKSRGDSDDKRHKDDRERHREERKAKRSSRSRSKERKHKGGGEEKSRKKELSHSKDKDKERDGEQRSHKRSRSKERSHHQRESSNDHGKHRSQSTE; encoded by the exons ATGTCCCCTCGG GAGCTTGACGTCAAGGCGGGAGGCGGCTGTGTCATGACCGTTGGGGAGATGCTGCGCTCCTTCTTGACCAAACTGGAGTGGTTCTCCACTCTGTTCCCCCGCATCCCAGTGCCTGTGCAGAAGCTGATTGACCAGCAGATGAAGGCCAGGCCTCGTAAAGTTGTCCagaaggaggcgcaggaggaggaagtcgCTGAGGCTGAAGTAGAGGCGGGGAGGCCCGGGGAGCGACGCCGCTCCAG GACACCCAGGCGGACGCCGAGCCCCCGACGGTCCCCCAAGCGGTCAAGGAGCCGGAGCCACCAGCGGGAGAAAGAACGGCACGGCCCAAGCTTCGACCGAGAGCTGGACAGGGAGCGTGACCGCCagaaaaaggagaggggggaCAGGGACCGCGATAGAGGGGACCGAGgggagagggtggagaggggggacaGGGAGAGGCGACGGTCGCGCAGCGCAGACAAGAACCAGGAGCGCAGGGAGCGTCGAAGAAGTCTCAGTGGCAGTCGGGACCGAAGAAATGAACGCAGGGACAAGGAGAGAGACGCAGTGGAggacaagagcagcagcaggaggaaggacAGGGAACACCACAAAGATAGaggtgcagagagggagaggtccAAGGACAAAAAGAGCAGGGGGGACAGCGACGACAAGAGGCACAAAGACGACAGGGAGAGGcacagagaagagaggaaggcCAAAAGGTCGAGTCGGAGTCGAAGCAAGGAGAGGAAGCACAAAGGtgggggagaagagaagagcagGAAAAAAGAGCTCAGCCACAGCAAAGATAAGGAcaaggagagagacggagagcagcGTTCTCACAAACGTAGTCGTAGCAAAGAGCGGAGCCACCATCAGCGAGAGTCCAGCAATGATCACGGTAAACACAGGAGTCAGAGCACTGAGTAG